The nucleotide sequence CCTAACGGGTGAGCGGGACGCCGAGGGCGTCCGCGAGCGCGGCCGGGTCGCGCGCCCACAGGGTGACGGCCCGCTCGCCGTCGTCGGTCAGGTACCGGATCGCGACGCGGGTGCGCCCCGGCCACCAGCCGCCGCGCTTCTCCGGGCGCGGCCAGTCGGCCGGCGGACGGCCGGTGCGCACGTCCCGCACCAGCACCGACGGGATCACGGCCGACGGGTCGGTGCGGGTGCCGGCGACGTCGAACGAGAGGCCGTGGTCGGAGATCGTCACCCGCCGGGTGTTCACCGCGTACACGGCGAGGCCCGCGACCAGCGCCAGCGGGAGCTCGTCCCGGGCGGCGGGCCAGCCGCCGCGCCAGGCGAAGAGCGCCAGCCAGGCCGCGACGACGAGAACCGCCAGGGCCAGCGCGGCCAGGCCCCCGGGGCGGTACTGCCAGTAGCGCAGCCGGGCGGGGACGACGGTCGCCGAGCGCTTGGGGCCCCAGCCCGCGATGAACCGGTGGCTCCGCACCTGCTCGACGTGCAGCCGCCGCTCGCGCTCGGCCGCCACCCGCGGCACCCGCGACCGCTTCCGCTCTCGTCCTGCCACGGCGCCGATCATCCCAACCCCTGCCGGCTGGCAGGTTCCTTGCGCACGACGTCGTGCCTGCCACTTCCCGGCCCGGCGTGAGAAGCCGATGGTCGAGGGCGTGACGACGATCCTGTTCCTCCTCCTGCTCCTGCTCGTCCTGCGGTCCCTCGGCCGGCCCGCCGCCGGGCCCGCCCGTGCACCCGTCGGCCCGTGGTCCGGGACCGGGGGGCGCATCGCCGCGGACGTCGTGGCCGGCGTCCGGGTGCTCGACCGGCTCTCCGTCGCCCGCCGCGACCGGATCGGCCGCCCCTGGTCCTGACCGCCGTCCCGACCCGGCTGCTCACCTGGTCTGCGCGTCGGACTCCGGAGCGCGGGGATGTCGGCCGCCGGTGGGAGACTGGGTCCGTGAGCAGCCCCGAGCAGTCGCCGCACCGCAGCGGCTTCGTCGCCCTGGTGGGCCGCCCCAACGCCGGGAAGACCACGCTGACCAACGCGATGGTCGGCGAGAAGGTCGGCATCGTCAGCAACCGCCCGCAGACCACGCGGCACGCCATCCGCGGCGTCGTCCACCGGCCCGGCGGGCAGATCGTGCTGGTCGACACCCCGGGCCTGCACAAGCCCAAGAGCCTGCTGGGCAAGCGGCTCAACGACGTCGTGCGCGACACGCTGTCCGACGTCGACGTGATCGTCTTCTGCGTCCCGGCCGACCAGCCCGTGGGCACCGGGGACAAGTTCATCGCCCGCCAGCTCGCCGAGGTGAAGGCGCCGGTCGTCGTCGTGGTCACCAAGACCGACGCCGCGTCGAAGAAGCAGGTCGCCGAGCAGCTGATGGCCGCCAGCGGACTGGTCGAGGCGGCCGAGGTGGTGCCGGTGAGCGCGGTCGGGGGCGACCAGGTCGAGCTGCTCGAGGACCTGCTGATCAGGCTGCTGCCCGAGGGGCCGCCGCTGTACCCGGAGGCGCAGACCACCGACGAGGACGTCGAACTGCAGATCGCGGAGCTGGTCCGCGAGGCGGCGCTGGAGAAGGTGCGCCAGGAGGTGCCGCACTCGCTGGCCGTCACGGTGGAGGAGATGAACCGGCGCCCCGATCCCAAGCGCGCCGGCGGCGAGCTGGTCGAAGTGCACGCGCTGCTGCACTGCGAGCGGCCGAGCCAGAAGCCCATGCTGCTGGGCAAGGGCGGGAACATCATCAAGGCGATCGGCACCGAGGCCCGTGCGGGCATGGAGACGCTGCTGGGCGCGCGGGTGCACCTGGAGCTGCACGTCACCGTGCTCGGCGAGTGGCAGGACGACCCGAAGAAGCTCAACCGGCTGGGCTATTGATGAGCGCGCACACCCCGAAGGCGCTGTACCGGGACGAGGGCATCGTCCTGCGCACCCAGAAGTTGGGTGAGGCCGACCGGATCGTCACCGTGCTCACCCGCCGCCACGGCAAGGTCCGGGCGGTGGCCAAGGGCGTGCGCCGCACCAAGAGCAAGTTCGGCGCCCGGCTCGAGCCGTTCACCCACGTCGACCTGCAGCTCTACACCGGGCGCAACCTCGACATCGTCAGCCAGGCCGAGTCCATCCGGTCCTACGGCCAGGAGATCGTCGCCGACTACCCGGCGTACACCGCGGGCACCGCCGTCCTGGAGACCGCCGACCGGCTCACCGCCGAGGAGAAGGAGCCGTCGCTGCGGCTGTTCCTCCTGGTCGTCGGCGCACTG is from Blastococcus sp. HT6-4 and encodes:
- the era gene encoding GTPase Era yields the protein MSSPEQSPHRSGFVALVGRPNAGKTTLTNAMVGEKVGIVSNRPQTTRHAIRGVVHRPGGQIVLVDTPGLHKPKSLLGKRLNDVVRDTLSDVDVIVFCVPADQPVGTGDKFIARQLAEVKAPVVVVVTKTDAASKKQVAEQLMAASGLVEAAEVVPVSAVGGDQVELLEDLLIRLLPEGPPLYPEAQTTDEDVELQIAELVREAALEKVRQEVPHSLAVTVEEMNRRPDPKRAGGELVEVHALLHCERPSQKPMLLGKGGNIIKAIGTEARAGMETLLGARVHLELHVTVLGEWQDDPKKLNRLGY